A window of the Gossypium hirsutum isolate 1008001.06 chromosome A05, Gossypium_hirsutum_v2.1, whole genome shotgun sequence genome harbors these coding sequences:
- the LOC107941094 gene encoding protein SYS1 homolog isoform X2, which translates to MFYGAMIWDPWLIVAQIVCLQCLYYLTLGVFLSFLVGTHVSHMSLVYFFDFATITSSTVVGWCVIASFLFSSVAGAGYMIYLIERAKKCLDFSATLYIIHLFICLVYGGWPSSVTWWVVNGTGVAVMALLGEYLCIKRELREIPTRYRSRYSHKMKFKKKSGVC; encoded by the exons ATGTTCTATGGGGCGATGATATGGGATCCTTGGCTTATTGTAGCCCAAATTGTTTGCCTTCAATGCTTATACTACCTCACCCTTGGAGTCTTTTTGTCCTTTCTTGTTGGCACCCATGTTTCTCATATGAGCTTAGTCTATTTCTTTGACTTTGCTACTATTACATCCTCAACCGTTGTTGGCTGGTGTGTCATTGCTTCCTTTCTGTTCAGCTCTGTTGCAGG AGCTGGATACATGATTTATCTGATTGAAAGGGCAAAGAAGTGCTTAGATTTTTCAGCCACCCTCTATATTATCCATCTTTTTATATGCCTTGTATATGGAGGTTGGCCTTCCTCTGTAACCTGGTGGGTTGTGAATGGTACTGGAGTTGCAGTGATGGCTTTGCTAGGTGAATATTTATGCATTAAACGGGAACTGAGAGAGATTCCTACTCGATACAGATCAA ggtattcTCACAAAatgaagtttaaaaaaaagtCAGGTGTATGCTAA
- the LOC107941085 gene encoding MAR-binding filament-like protein 1-1 isoform X2 — protein sequence MGFVIGSSCYLQTPISNCQLLFSSSSSSSSSQSVIFNLRNAESKRRRRSFRPPMASLSHQDPKDHVSRKRRAVLLVGISILPFLQLRANAVEGSALKSELNKPEENQKAEEERGGSPSNPFLSFLNGLGIFGVSVLGPLYALLQKEKKETDQALESIKIKLKEKEAAIVSMEKDFESKLLNEREERTKQLKEAKEEKLSIMDQLNSANNTIAGLGQELKNEKRLIENLKVQIDILQSNLLKAGEEKRSLEQELKEKLDLVGVLQEKVNLLRSELKDKEGNIQKLSSSIDEKESELKNVNTAYEKTKEELRKANSEIGGLKEELLRNQSELESKNAAVDELNARISSLTVERDNSRQEFGALQEDYNNLKVSSENKAAADAKLLGEREKEIHLLKDQLKLAVNDASKNKAIVVDLEKERENLKKALEVELENLKKLKEELLVAEETLAKSKSEASDLFKQLKNSQTQCKELESEVSRVRAEFDEKLRLQGSLDEAEQSGKVLANELAAAKELLNKTREEVQTFSHELASMTENRDSLQRELVDVYKKAETTADDLKEEKAIVSSLKKEVQALEKQISKDKEARKSLEKDLEEATKSLDEVNQNILKLSKDLESANAKISSLEDEKTVLYKTLTEQKNAAKEARENMEDAHNLVMSLGKERESLEKQAKKLEEELSSAKGEILRLRSEINTSKVAVNNELGQESDNEGEAKVTVSSRKTTRRRKSSSQ from the exons ATGGGTTTCGTGATAGGGAGCTCTTGCTATTTGCAAACTCCCATTTCCAACTGTCAGCTactgttttcttcttcttcttcttcttcttcttcgcaATCCGTTATCTTTAACCTAAGAAATGCAGAGTCCAAAAGAAGAAGGAGAAGCTTCAGGCCTCCAATGGCTTCTCTGTCCCATCAAGACCCAAAGGACCACGTTTCCCGTAAGAGGAGGGCGGTTCTTCTTGTGGGTATTTCCATTCTTCCTTTCCTGCAACTCAGAGCCAACGCTGTCGAGGGCTCCGCCTTAA AAAGTGAGCTAAACAAGCCAGAGGAAAACCAAAAAGCAGAG GAAGAACGGGGAGGTTCGCCATCAaatccctttctatcttttctgAATGGTCTTGGGATATTTGGAGTCAGTGTGCTTGGTCCGCTCTATGCTTTGCTTCagaaggagaagaaagaaacTGATCAAGCCCTAGAGTCA ATAAAGatcaaattgaaagaaaaagaagctgCAATTGTCTCAATGGAGAAAGACTTTGAATCAAAACTGCTAAATGAACGCGAAGAACGAACCAAGCAACTTAAAGAGGCAAAGGAAGAAAAGCTGTCTATAATGGATCAACTAAATTCAGCTAACAATACAATTGCAGGCTTAGGGCAGGAACTTAAAAATGAGAAGAGGTTAATTGAGAACCTTAAAGTTCAAATTGACATTCTTCAAAGCAACCTCTTGAAGGCCGGGGAAGAAAAAAGATCTCTTGAACAAGAATTGAAGGAAAAGCTTGATTTAGTGGGCGTCTTGCAAGAAAAAGTAAACTTGCTCCGTTCAGAACTCAAAGATAAGGAAGGTAACATTCAAAAGCTCAGCTCATCCATTGATGAAAAGGAATCAGAGTTAAAGAACGTAAACACTGCTTATGAGAAAACTAAGGAAGAACTTAGGAAAGCAAATTCAGAGATTGGAGGTTTGAAAGAAGAATTACTGAGAAATCAAAGTGAACTTGAGTCGAAAAATGCTGCGGTGGATGAATTAAATGCAAGGATAAGTTCTTTAACAGTTGAAAGAGATAATTCTAGGCAGGAATTTGGTGCTCTTCAAGAGGATTATAATAATCTCAAAGTGTCTTCTGAAAATAAGGCGGCAGCAGATGCAAAGCTTTTGggggaaagagaaaaagaaattcaCTTGCTAAAGGACCAACTCAAGCTTGCTGTAAATGATGCAAGTAAAAATAAAGCAATTGTTGTGGATTTGGAGAAGGAAAGAGAGAACCTGAAGAAAGCACTGGAAGTGGAATTGGAAAATTTAAAGAAGCTGAAAGAAGAACTCCTAGTTGCTGAGGAAACTCTTGCAAAGTCCAAAAGTGAGGCTTCTGATCTGTTCAAGCAACTTAAGAACTCACAAACACAATGTAAAGAGCTTGAGTCAGAGGTTTCAAGGGTTAGGGCTGAGTTTGATGAAAAACTAAGACTTCAAGGCAGCCTTGATGAGGCAGAGCAAAGTGGCAAAGTTCTTGCCAATGAGCTTGCAGCTGCGAAAGAGCTTCTTAACAAAACCAGGGAGGAGGTGCAGACATTTTCTCATGAGCTGGCATCTATGACAGAAAATCGTGACAGCCTTCAGAGGGAATTGGTAGATGTCTATAAAAAGGCAGAAACTACAGCTGATGATTTGAAAGAAGAGAAAGCGATTGTTTCTTCCTTAAAGAAAGAAGTACAGGCTTTGGAGAAGCAGATTTCGAAGGACAAGGAAGCAAGAAAATCACTTGAAAAGGACCTGGAAGAGGCTACCAAGTCACTTGATGAGGTGAACCAAAATATACTGAAACTTTCTAAAGATCTTGAAAGCGCTAATGCTAAAATATCTAGTCTCGAGGATGAGAAAACGGTGCTGTATAAAACACTTACAGAGCAGAAGAATGCAGCTAAAGAAGCCCGAGAAAACATGGAAGATGCCCACAACCTTGTCATGTCACTTGGCAAAGAAAGGGAGAGTTTGGAAAAGCAAGCGAAGAAACTTGAGGAAGAATTGTCATCCGCCAAGGGTGAAATACTACGGTTGAGGAGTGAAATAAATACATCCAAAGTTGCTGTAAACAATGAGCTTGGACAGGAAAGTGACAATGAAGGTGAAGCAAAAGTGACAGTCAGTTCAAGGAAAACTACCAGAAGGAGAAAAAGTAGCTCACAATGA
- the LOC107941081 gene encoding uncharacterized protein produces the protein MNTAGSCTSCYLTLGWGSCSQDSSACHQAKHRKLGIYSINTNTKVPSYLILATQFPIYFENSTYLQESLCVNVMEKLHNSKILWNEFSLSHSGRHLSTMEASGEEIIITFGSLILNKIRM, from the exons ATGAACACGGCTGGTTCTTGCACTTCATGCTATCTTACGTTAG GTTGGGGTTCCTGTAGTCAAGATTCTTCTGCATGTCACCAGGCCAAACACAGGAAATTGGGAATATATTCCATCAACACAAATACAAAGGTGCCTTCATATCTCATACTGGCCACCCAATTTCCAATCTACTTCGAAAATTCAACTTATCTACAAGAAAG CTTGTGTGTGAATGTGATGGAGAAATTACATAATTCCAAAATCCTTTGGAATGAATTCAGTCTATCTCACAGTGGGAGACATCTTAGCACCATGGAAGCCTCAGGGGAAGAAATAATAATTACGTTTGGTTCATTGATATTGAATAAGATAAGGATGTAA
- the LOC107941085 gene encoding MAR-binding filament-like protein 1-1 isoform X1 has translation MGFVIGSSCYLQTPISNCQLLFSSSSSSSSSQSVIFNLRNAESKRRRRSFRPPMASLSHQDPKDHVSRKRRAVLLVGISILPFLQLRANAVEGSALKNVTESELNKPEENQKAEEERGGSPSNPFLSFLNGLGIFGVSVLGPLYALLQKEKKETDQALESIKIKLKEKEAAIVSMEKDFESKLLNEREERTKQLKEAKEEKLSIMDQLNSANNTIAGLGQELKNEKRLIENLKVQIDILQSNLLKAGEEKRSLEQELKEKLDLVGVLQEKVNLLRSELKDKEGNIQKLSSSIDEKESELKNVNTAYEKTKEELRKANSEIGGLKEELLRNQSELESKNAAVDELNARISSLTVERDNSRQEFGALQEDYNNLKVSSENKAAADAKLLGEREKEIHLLKDQLKLAVNDASKNKAIVVDLEKERENLKKALEVELENLKKLKEELLVAEETLAKSKSEASDLFKQLKNSQTQCKELESEVSRVRAEFDEKLRLQGSLDEAEQSGKVLANELAAAKELLNKTREEVQTFSHELASMTENRDSLQRELVDVYKKAETTADDLKEEKAIVSSLKKEVQALEKQISKDKEARKSLEKDLEEATKSLDEVNQNILKLSKDLESANAKISSLEDEKTVLYKTLTEQKNAAKEARENMEDAHNLVMSLGKERESLEKQAKKLEEELSSAKGEILRLRSEINTSKVAVNNELGQESDNEGEAKVTVSSRKTTRRRKSSSQ, from the exons ATGGGTTTCGTGATAGGGAGCTCTTGCTATTTGCAAACTCCCATTTCCAACTGTCAGCTactgttttcttcttcttcttcttcttcttcttcgcaATCCGTTATCTTTAACCTAAGAAATGCAGAGTCCAAAAGAAGAAGGAGAAGCTTCAGGCCTCCAATGGCTTCTCTGTCCCATCAAGACCCAAAGGACCACGTTTCCCGTAAGAGGAGGGCGGTTCTTCTTGTGGGTATTTCCATTCTTCCTTTCCTGCAACTCAGAGCCAACGCTGTCGAGGGCTCCGCCTTAA AAAATGTGACAGAAAGTGAGCTAAACAAGCCAGAGGAAAACCAAAAAGCAGAG GAAGAACGGGGAGGTTCGCCATCAaatccctttctatcttttctgAATGGTCTTGGGATATTTGGAGTCAGTGTGCTTGGTCCGCTCTATGCTTTGCTTCagaaggagaagaaagaaacTGATCAAGCCCTAGAGTCA ATAAAGatcaaattgaaagaaaaagaagctgCAATTGTCTCAATGGAGAAAGACTTTGAATCAAAACTGCTAAATGAACGCGAAGAACGAACCAAGCAACTTAAAGAGGCAAAGGAAGAAAAGCTGTCTATAATGGATCAACTAAATTCAGCTAACAATACAATTGCAGGCTTAGGGCAGGAACTTAAAAATGAGAAGAGGTTAATTGAGAACCTTAAAGTTCAAATTGACATTCTTCAAAGCAACCTCTTGAAGGCCGGGGAAGAAAAAAGATCTCTTGAACAAGAATTGAAGGAAAAGCTTGATTTAGTGGGCGTCTTGCAAGAAAAAGTAAACTTGCTCCGTTCAGAACTCAAAGATAAGGAAGGTAACATTCAAAAGCTCAGCTCATCCATTGATGAAAAGGAATCAGAGTTAAAGAACGTAAACACTGCTTATGAGAAAACTAAGGAAGAACTTAGGAAAGCAAATTCAGAGATTGGAGGTTTGAAAGAAGAATTACTGAGAAATCAAAGTGAACTTGAGTCGAAAAATGCTGCGGTGGATGAATTAAATGCAAGGATAAGTTCTTTAACAGTTGAAAGAGATAATTCTAGGCAGGAATTTGGTGCTCTTCAAGAGGATTATAATAATCTCAAAGTGTCTTCTGAAAATAAGGCGGCAGCAGATGCAAAGCTTTTGggggaaagagaaaaagaaattcaCTTGCTAAAGGACCAACTCAAGCTTGCTGTAAATGATGCAAGTAAAAATAAAGCAATTGTTGTGGATTTGGAGAAGGAAAGAGAGAACCTGAAGAAAGCACTGGAAGTGGAATTGGAAAATTTAAAGAAGCTGAAAGAAGAACTCCTAGTTGCTGAGGAAACTCTTGCAAAGTCCAAAAGTGAGGCTTCTGATCTGTTCAAGCAACTTAAGAACTCACAAACACAATGTAAAGAGCTTGAGTCAGAGGTTTCAAGGGTTAGGGCTGAGTTTGATGAAAAACTAAGACTTCAAGGCAGCCTTGATGAGGCAGAGCAAAGTGGCAAAGTTCTTGCCAATGAGCTTGCAGCTGCGAAAGAGCTTCTTAACAAAACCAGGGAGGAGGTGCAGACATTTTCTCATGAGCTGGCATCTATGACAGAAAATCGTGACAGCCTTCAGAGGGAATTGGTAGATGTCTATAAAAAGGCAGAAACTACAGCTGATGATTTGAAAGAAGAGAAAGCGATTGTTTCTTCCTTAAAGAAAGAAGTACAGGCTTTGGAGAAGCAGATTTCGAAGGACAAGGAAGCAAGAAAATCACTTGAAAAGGACCTGGAAGAGGCTACCAAGTCACTTGATGAGGTGAACCAAAATATACTGAAACTTTCTAAAGATCTTGAAAGCGCTAATGCTAAAATATCTAGTCTCGAGGATGAGAAAACGGTGCTGTATAAAACACTTACAGAGCAGAAGAATGCAGCTAAAGAAGCCCGAGAAAACATGGAAGATGCCCACAACCTTGTCATGTCACTTGGCAAAGAAAGGGAGAGTTTGGAAAAGCAAGCGAAGAAACTTGAGGAAGAATTGTCATCCGCCAAGGGTGAAATACTACGGTTGAGGAGTGAAATAAATACATCCAAAGTTGCTGTAAACAATGAGCTTGGACAGGAAAGTGACAATGAAGGTGAAGCAAAAGTGACAGTCAGTTCAAGGAAAACTACCAGAAGGAGAAAAAGTAGCTCACAATGA
- the LOC107941087 gene encoding FCS-Like Zinc finger 10, translating into MDGSVMADPDPDSSTLGLRHISSSLFNIPGFLVGFSTKGSSDSDAVRSPTSPLDLRVFANFSNPFTVRSPRSSSQSGCQKKWDCSKIGLGIVNLLADDIKPDGGDLDSPKRMNIVFGPQVKTKFPYSSRYSREYLGNSMKSNSLPRNYIISQLFQARKSSTKSADYFGNEEVSVEPKTDLGLSPSFISSSENLNMSSESFCSENATFSTNSSPLPIGRPLQVDNSLVSKPSSLPILLSHSMVSLSTHEIELSEDYTCIISHGPNPKTTHLFGDCILECHNNELTIFDRKVESGTNVPPPARSRETSTLHLSDEYLSFCYTCKKQLEKDEEVYMHRGEKAFCSFDCCTEEIFADEEMEKTCNNSSSDSSPERSNDEDVFLMGMSINM; encoded by the exons ATGGATGGTAGTGTGATGGCTGATCCTGATCCAGACTCGTCTACATTGGGTTTAAGGCATATTAGCAGCTCACTATTCAATATTCCTGGTTTCCTTGTTGGGTTTAGCACTAAGGGATCTTCGGATTCTGATGCTGTACGAAGCCCTACATCTCCTCTTGATTTGAGAGTGTTTGCGAATTTTAGCAACCCCTTTACTGTTAGGTCTCCTAGATCATCATCTCAAAGTGGTTGTCAAAAGAAGTGGGATTGTAGTAAGATAGGCTTGGGCATTGTGAATTTGCTTGCCGATGATATTAAACCAGATGGTGGAGACCTTGATTCTCCAAAGAGAATGAATATAGTATTCGGACCACAGGTGAAGACTAAGTTTCCTTATTCATCGAGGTATTCCCGTGAATACCTTGGTAATTCCATGAAATCCAATTCTTTGCCTAGGAATTACATAATTTCACAGCTTTTCCAAGCCAGAAAATCCAGCACCAAGTCAGCAGATTACTTTGGAAATGAAGAAGTATCGGTTGAACCCAAAACAGATCTCGGGCTTTCCCCTTCATTTATTTCCTCTAGTGAAAACCTGAATATGAGTTCCGAAAGTTTTTGTTCAGAAAATGCAACCTTCAGTACTAACAGTTCACCTCTGCCAATTGGCAGACCTTTGCAAGTAGATAATTCTTTGGTAAGTAAACCAAGTTCACTTCCTATACTCCTCAGCCATAGCATGGTGTCTCTTTCCACACATGAGATAGAGCTTTCCGAGGATTATACTTGTATAATTTCTCACGGTCCGAACCCTAAAACAACTCATCTTTTTGGTGACTGTATTTTGGAATGTCACAACAATGAGTTGACCATTTTTGACAGAAAAGTGGAATCCGGTACCAATGTGCCCCCACCAGCTAGGAGCAGAGAGACTTCAACACTTCACCTCTCTGATGAGTATTTGAGCTTCTGTTACACTTGCAAGAAACAACTAGAGAAGGATGAAGAAGTTTACATGCACAG AGGTGAAAAGGCATTTTGCAGTTTCGATTGCTGCACTGAGGAGATTTTTGCGGACGAGGAAATGGAGAAAACTTGTAATAATTCCTCATCCGACAGTTCTCCAGAACGGAGCAATGATGAAGATGTCTTCCTAATGGGTATGTCCATTAACATGTAA
- the LOC107941085 gene encoding MAR-binding filament-like protein 1-1 isoform X3, producing the protein MLSGLFWYLNKSPFMEKKSENVTESELNKPEENQKAEEERGGSPSNPFLSFLNGLGIFGVSVLGPLYALLQKEKKETDQALESIKIKLKEKEAAIVSMEKDFESKLLNEREERTKQLKEAKEEKLSIMDQLNSANNTIAGLGQELKNEKRLIENLKVQIDILQSNLLKAGEEKRSLEQELKEKLDLVGVLQEKVNLLRSELKDKEGNIQKLSSSIDEKESELKNVNTAYEKTKEELRKANSEIGGLKEELLRNQSELESKNAAVDELNARISSLTVERDNSRQEFGALQEDYNNLKVSSENKAAADAKLLGEREKEIHLLKDQLKLAVNDASKNKAIVVDLEKERENLKKALEVELENLKKLKEELLVAEETLAKSKSEASDLFKQLKNSQTQCKELESEVSRVRAEFDEKLRLQGSLDEAEQSGKVLANELAAAKELLNKTREEVQTFSHELASMTENRDSLQRELVDVYKKAETTADDLKEEKAIVSSLKKEVQALEKQISKDKEARKSLEKDLEEATKSLDEVNQNILKLSKDLESANAKISSLEDEKTVLYKTLTEQKNAAKEARENMEDAHNLVMSLGKERESLEKQAKKLEEELSSAKGEILRLRSEINTSKVAVNNELGQESDNEGEAKVTVSSRKTTRRRKSSSQ; encoded by the exons ATGCTGAgtggtttattttggtatttgaacAAGTCACCTTTCATGGAGAAGAAATCAG AAAATGTGACAGAAAGTGAGCTAAACAAGCCAGAGGAAAACCAAAAAGCAGAG GAAGAACGGGGAGGTTCGCCATCAaatccctttctatcttttctgAATGGTCTTGGGATATTTGGAGTCAGTGTGCTTGGTCCGCTCTATGCTTTGCTTCagaaggagaagaaagaaacTGATCAAGCCCTAGAGTCA ATAAAGatcaaattgaaagaaaaagaagctgCAATTGTCTCAATGGAGAAAGACTTTGAATCAAAACTGCTAAATGAACGCGAAGAACGAACCAAGCAACTTAAAGAGGCAAAGGAAGAAAAGCTGTCTATAATGGATCAACTAAATTCAGCTAACAATACAATTGCAGGCTTAGGGCAGGAACTTAAAAATGAGAAGAGGTTAATTGAGAACCTTAAAGTTCAAATTGACATTCTTCAAAGCAACCTCTTGAAGGCCGGGGAAGAAAAAAGATCTCTTGAACAAGAATTGAAGGAAAAGCTTGATTTAGTGGGCGTCTTGCAAGAAAAAGTAAACTTGCTCCGTTCAGAACTCAAAGATAAGGAAGGTAACATTCAAAAGCTCAGCTCATCCATTGATGAAAAGGAATCAGAGTTAAAGAACGTAAACACTGCTTATGAGAAAACTAAGGAAGAACTTAGGAAAGCAAATTCAGAGATTGGAGGTTTGAAAGAAGAATTACTGAGAAATCAAAGTGAACTTGAGTCGAAAAATGCTGCGGTGGATGAATTAAATGCAAGGATAAGTTCTTTAACAGTTGAAAGAGATAATTCTAGGCAGGAATTTGGTGCTCTTCAAGAGGATTATAATAATCTCAAAGTGTCTTCTGAAAATAAGGCGGCAGCAGATGCAAAGCTTTTGggggaaagagaaaaagaaattcaCTTGCTAAAGGACCAACTCAAGCTTGCTGTAAATGATGCAAGTAAAAATAAAGCAATTGTTGTGGATTTGGAGAAGGAAAGAGAGAACCTGAAGAAAGCACTGGAAGTGGAATTGGAAAATTTAAAGAAGCTGAAAGAAGAACTCCTAGTTGCTGAGGAAACTCTTGCAAAGTCCAAAAGTGAGGCTTCTGATCTGTTCAAGCAACTTAAGAACTCACAAACACAATGTAAAGAGCTTGAGTCAGAGGTTTCAAGGGTTAGGGCTGAGTTTGATGAAAAACTAAGACTTCAAGGCAGCCTTGATGAGGCAGAGCAAAGTGGCAAAGTTCTTGCCAATGAGCTTGCAGCTGCGAAAGAGCTTCTTAACAAAACCAGGGAGGAGGTGCAGACATTTTCTCATGAGCTGGCATCTATGACAGAAAATCGTGACAGCCTTCAGAGGGAATTGGTAGATGTCTATAAAAAGGCAGAAACTACAGCTGATGATTTGAAAGAAGAGAAAGCGATTGTTTCTTCCTTAAAGAAAGAAGTACAGGCTTTGGAGAAGCAGATTTCGAAGGACAAGGAAGCAAGAAAATCACTTGAAAAGGACCTGGAAGAGGCTACCAAGTCACTTGATGAGGTGAACCAAAATATACTGAAACTTTCTAAAGATCTTGAAAGCGCTAATGCTAAAATATCTAGTCTCGAGGATGAGAAAACGGTGCTGTATAAAACACTTACAGAGCAGAAGAATGCAGCTAAAGAAGCCCGAGAAAACATGGAAGATGCCCACAACCTTGTCATGTCACTTGGCAAAGAAAGGGAGAGTTTGGAAAAGCAAGCGAAGAAACTTGAGGAAGAATTGTCATCCGCCAAGGGTGAAATACTACGGTTGAGGAGTGAAATAAATACATCCAAAGTTGCTGTAAACAATGAGCTTGGACAGGAAAGTGACAATGAAGGTGAAGCAAAAGTGACAGTCAGTTCAAGGAAAACTACCAGAAGGAGAAAAAGTAGCTCACAATGA
- the LOC107941094 gene encoding protein SYS1 homolog isoform X1 — MFYGAMIWDPWLIVAQIVCLQCLYYLTLGVFLSFLVGTHVSHMSLVYFFDFATITSSTVVGWCVIASFLFSSVAGAGYMIYLIERAKKCLDFSATLYIIHLFICLVYGGWPSSVTWWVVNGTGVAVMALLGEYLCIKRELREIPTRYRSIRCMLNLFQGCPRVWKD, encoded by the exons ATGTTCTATGGGGCGATGATATGGGATCCTTGGCTTATTGTAGCCCAAATTGTTTGCCTTCAATGCTTATACTACCTCACCCTTGGAGTCTTTTTGTCCTTTCTTGTTGGCACCCATGTTTCTCATATGAGCTTAGTCTATTTCTTTGACTTTGCTACTATTACATCCTCAACCGTTGTTGGCTGGTGTGTCATTGCTTCCTTTCTGTTCAGCTCTGTTGCAGG AGCTGGATACATGATTTATCTGATTGAAAGGGCAAAGAAGTGCTTAGATTTTTCAGCCACCCTCTATATTATCCATCTTTTTATATGCCTTGTATATGGAGGTTGGCCTTCCTCTGTAACCTGGTGGGTTGTGAATGGTACTGGAGTTGCAGTGATGGCTTTGCTAGGTGAATATTTATGCATTAAACGGGAACTGAGAGAGATTCCTACTCGATACAGATCAA tCAGGTGTATGCTAAACCTCTTTCAAGGCTGCCCAAGGGTCTGGAAGGATTAG
- the LOC107941094 gene encoding protein SYS1 homolog isoform X3, whose protein sequence is MFYGAMIWDPWLIVAQIVCLQCLYYLTLGVFLSFLVGTHVSHMSLVYFFDFATITSSTVVGWCVIASFLFSSVAGAGYMIYLIERAKKCLDFSATLYIIHLFICLVYGGWPSSVTWWVVNGTGVAVMALLGEYLCIKRELREIPTRYRSNI, encoded by the exons ATGTTCTATGGGGCGATGATATGGGATCCTTGGCTTATTGTAGCCCAAATTGTTTGCCTTCAATGCTTATACTACCTCACCCTTGGAGTCTTTTTGTCCTTTCTTGTTGGCACCCATGTTTCTCATATGAGCTTAGTCTATTTCTTTGACTTTGCTACTATTACATCCTCAACCGTTGTTGGCTGGTGTGTCATTGCTTCCTTTCTGTTCAGCTCTGTTGCAGG AGCTGGATACATGATTTATCTGATTGAAAGGGCAAAGAAGTGCTTAGATTTTTCAGCCACCCTCTATATTATCCATCTTTTTATATGCCTTGTATATGGAGGTTGGCCTTCCTCTGTAACCTGGTGGGTTGTGAATGGTACTGGAGTTGCAGTGATGGCTTTGCTAGGTGAATATTTATGCATTAAACGGGAACTGAGAGAGATTCCTACTCGATACAGATCAA ATATTTGA